The following proteins come from a genomic window of Galactobacillus timonensis:
- a CDS encoding S-ribosylhomocysteine lyase gives MEKIASFTVNHLKLEPGIYVSRRDVFHGTVITTFDLRMTTPNREPVMNTAEVHTIEHLGATYLRNDPDWKERVVYFGPMGCRTGFYMILEGDLSSQEVVPLVTGMFEFIRDYSGAVPGAAPAECGNYLDQNLPMANWLAKRYLDNTLYHIDEAHMVYPQ, from the coding sequence ATGGAAAAAATAGCGAGCTTTACCGTGAATCATCTGAAGCTGGAACCGGGCATCTATGTTTCGCGCCGCGATGTGTTTCACGGCACGGTCATTACGACCTTTGATCTGCGCATGACGACGCCGAACAGGGAGCCGGTCATGAATACGGCCGAGGTGCATACGATTGAGCATCTGGGCGCTACCTATCTGCGCAACGATCCGGACTGGAAGGAGAGGGTCGTGTACTTTGGGCCGATGGGCTGCAGGACCGGTTTCTATATGATTCTGGAAGGAGATCTTTCTTCTCAGGAAGTTGTGCCGCTTGTGACCGGGATGTTTGAGTTCATTCGTGATTATTCGGGTGCAGTTCCGGGTGCTGCGCCGGCGGAGTGCGGCAACTATCTGGATCAGAATCTGCCGATGGCGAACTGGCTGGCAAAGCGGTATCTGGACAATACGCTGTACCACATCGATGAAGCCCATATGGTATATCCGCAATAG
- a CDS encoding ABC transporter substrate-binding protein, with the protein MSFKRISALLCSAAMAMTLLAGCGGSSSAAASSDATSTDATTTTASSGSELSGDPIKIGTIYAMSGGSAAIGTNILRGIDFAVEEINANGGILGRPVEVVRGDHAGDVATGKSEAERLITQEHVDVMLGCHMSVVTEVVAQVCQQYNVPMITAISTLDRLSDEDHKDMDCFFRLCPLNSVYVRDMLQYLKDSEQQTGQEIKNIAIFTDRAAIGQELIRCVELYAPEFGFNLVDEVDYSSNATDLNAQVLKLKSDDPDAILCDSYIGDATLFIQTLKEQNYKPKMIVAKANGYTDPSFLENLGKAADGVASVVEFNPDMTNGAEINEEFKKEYGVDMNGHSAESYTAVWCFKQAIEAAGSTDGDAVKQALADLDVKGSFDGGRDIILPYNEINFEDYDLDGAPHYRDNTSASVAIAQVQDGTWKTVWPFDYTDNKIQYPVTLE; encoded by the coding sequence ATGAGCTTCAAACGTATTTCTGCATTACTCTGCTCGGCCGCAATGGCAATGACATTGCTGGCAGGATGCGGAGGCAGCTCCTCTGCAGCCGCATCTTCGGACGCTACGTCCACGGATGCGACGACGACAACCGCTTCGTCCGGTTCCGAACTGAGCGGCGATCCGATCAAGATCGGCACGATCTATGCGATGTCGGGCGGTTCCGCTGCCATCGGCACGAACATTCTTCGCGGCATTGATTTCGCAGTCGAAGAGATCAACGCCAACGGCGGCATCCTTGGACGTCCGGTTGAAGTTGTCCGCGGCGACCATGCGGGTGACGTTGCGACAGGTAAGTCGGAGGCTGAACGTCTCATTACCCAGGAACATGTTGATGTAATGCTCGGCTGCCATATGTCCGTTGTTACGGAAGTTGTTGCACAGGTCTGCCAGCAGTACAACGTTCCGATGATTACAGCTATTTCGACACTTGACAGACTGTCCGATGAGGACCACAAGGATATGGACTGCTTCTTCCGTCTGTGCCCGCTCAACAGCGTCTATGTACGTGATATGCTGCAGTATCTCAAGGATTCTGAGCAGCAGACCGGTCAGGAAATCAAGAACATCGCGATCTTCACGGACCGTGCTGCCATTGGTCAGGAACTGATCCGCTGCGTCGAACTCTATGCGCCTGAATTCGGTTTCAATCTGGTTGATGAAGTTGACTACTCCTCCAACGCTACGGACCTCAATGCGCAGGTTCTGAAGCTGAAGTCGGATGATCCGGATGCAATCCTGTGCGATTCGTACATCGGCGATGCTACGCTGTTCATTCAGACTCTGAAGGAGCAGAACTACAAGCCGAAGATGATCGTTGCCAAGGCGAACGGTTACACGGATCCTTCGTTCCTTGAGAACCTGGGTAAGGCTGCGGATGGTGTCGCTTCCGTCGTTGAATTCAACCCGGATATGACCAACGGTGCCGAGATCAACGAAGAGTTCAAGAAGGAATACGGCGTCGATATGAACGGACACTCTGCTGAGTCCTACACTGCAGTCTGGTGCTTCAAGCAGGCCATTGAGGCTGCCGGCAGCACGGATGGCGACGCAGTCAAGCAGGCTCTTGCGGATCTGGATGTAAAGGGCTCCTTCGATGGCGGCCGCGACATCATCCTGCCGTACAATGAGATCAACTTCGAGGACTATGACCTTGACGGTGCTCCGCACTACAGAGACAACACTTCTGCATCTGTCGCTATTGCGCAGGTTCAGGATGGTACGTGGAAGACCGTTTGGCCGTTTGACTACACGGATAACAAGATTCAGTATCCGGTTACCCTTGAGTAA
- a CDS encoding sugar ABC transporter substrate-binding protein — translation MKHEPTQSANNRIFQIFIPVFAVLLVIGASLLPLKEQSGTEPETYPYHIAIIGENTDDSFWNLLYRGVNKAAGEYGAIAEETGAGLSQRVTTEDAIKMAIYEDADGILLLPGSDEALEPLIDQAEDAGIPVISMERDLPDSRRSGFVGINAYFLGQQFGREILKRSGSDASTATILFPADRFDESSRQWFLQGLASAVPSEKITFRYETVESNGSSLNNSEDIIQKLLSKDNVPDILVTLDSMSTQSAFQLLTSRSMVSRVTLIGTGISSDILDEIENGGIKAVISTDPVQLGEESVRQLMTYQKYHMVSYYTEITPVLIDASNVQQYRKEFYDDSEK, via the coding sequence ATGAAACACGAACCGACGCAATCTGCGAACAATCGCATCTTTCAGATTTTTATACCCGTTTTTGCGGTACTTTTAGTGATCGGTGCCTCGCTTCTGCCACTGAAGGAACAAAGCGGCACGGAACCTGAAACGTATCCGTACCACATCGCCATCATCGGCGAAAATACGGACGACTCGTTCTGGAACCTGCTGTACCGTGGCGTAAACAAGGCGGCGGGCGAATATGGAGCCATTGCCGAAGAAACCGGGGCCGGCCTTTCGCAGCGGGTCACTACCGAAGATGCCATCAAGATGGCAATCTATGAGGACGCCGACGGTATCCTGCTGTTACCGGGTTCGGATGAAGCGCTGGAGCCTCTGATTGATCAGGCCGAAGATGCCGGCATCCCGGTCATCTCCATGGAACGCGACCTGCCGGATTCAAGGCGCTCCGGCTTCGTCGGCATCAATGCCTATTTCCTTGGCCAGCAGTTCGGCCGCGAAATTCTGAAGCGCTCCGGCAGCGATGCCAGCACAGCGACAATCCTGTTTCCTGCCGATCGTTTCGACGAAAGCAGCCGCCAGTGGTTCCTGCAGGGTCTTGCCAGCGCCGTCCCTTCTGAAAAGATTACCTTCCGCTACGAAACCGTGGAATCCAACGGATCATCACTGAACAATTCGGAAGACATCATCCAGAAGCTTCTCAGCAAAGACAATGTGCCGGACATTCTGGTGACGCTTGATTCCATGAGTACGCAGTCAGCCTTTCAGCTGCTTACGAGCCGTTCCATGGTGAGCAGAGTGACATTGATCGGTACCGGCATTTCGTCCGACATTCTGGATGAAATTGAAAACGGCGGCATCAAAGCGGTCATCTCGACCGACCCGGTGCAGCTCGGCGAAGAAAGCGTCCGCCAGCTGATGACCTATCAGAAATATCACATGGTCAGCTACTATACGGAGATTACGCCGGTCTTGATCGACGCCTCCAATGTGCAGCAGTACCGGAAGGAGTTCTACGATGACAGCGAAAAGTGA
- the yiaK gene encoding 3-dehydro-L-gulonate 2-dehydrogenase encodes MSRNVPFAEVKETIKKALINAGLSEEQAEICAEIHAESSADGVESHGLNRVPRFVEYVQKGWVDPGAKPELIRQRGGVEIYDGHLGIGITNALFAEERAVALAREHGIGMCALRNTTHWMRGGTYAWKMAEAGFVGISWINTESCMPLWGSDEKSVGNNPFCMAVPRDEGPIVLDMAMSQYAYGKLGVYRLAGKQLPFPGGYDRDGNLTSDPGAIEDSMRILPMGYWKGSGMAIVLDLAAAILSDGRSGSDMDAEGRGSCTGCSQIFIAMDPGISESKEEMEAIVNRRIEAADNAHPIKEGSRVRVPGEGTLARRKRSMAEGVTVDETIWAQVQSLAAGNMKTTDIASR; translated from the coding sequence ATGAGTAGGAACGTACCTTTTGCCGAAGTGAAAGAGACGATCAAGAAGGCTTTGATCAATGCCGGACTGAGCGAGGAACAGGCTGAGATCTGCGCCGAGATCCACGCGGAGTCGAGTGCGGATGGCGTTGAGAGCCATGGTCTGAACCGTGTTCCGCGCTTTGTGGAGTATGTACAAAAGGGCTGGGTTGATCCCGGCGCGAAGCCGGAACTGATCCGCCAGCGGGGCGGCGTTGAAATCTATGATGGTCATCTTGGCATCGGCATTACCAATGCCCTGTTTGCCGAGGAACGTGCCGTCGCACTTGCCAGGGAACATGGCATCGGCATGTGTGCGCTGCGCAATACGACGCACTGGATGCGGGGCGGAACGTATGCGTGGAAGATGGCGGAGGCTGGTTTTGTCGGCATTTCGTGGATCAACACCGAAAGCTGCATGCCGCTATGGGGAAGCGATGAAAAGAGCGTCGGAAACAACCCGTTCTGTATGGCGGTTCCGCGGGATGAGGGTCCGATCGTTCTGGATATGGCGATGAGTCAGTATGCCTATGGAAAGCTTGGCGTCTATCGTCTGGCCGGCAAGCAGCTGCCGTTCCCGGGTGGCTATGACAGGGATGGCAATCTGACGAGCGATCCGGGTGCGATTGAGGACTCGATGCGGATCCTTCCGATGGGCTACTGGAAGGGATCGGGGATGGCGATCGTTCTCGATCTTGCGGCGGCGATTCTCTCCGACGGCAGAAGCGGCAGTGACATGGATGCGGAAGGCAGGGGAAGCTGCACCGGGTGCAGTCAGATCTTCATTGCCATGGATCCGGGCATTTCCGAGTCGAAGGAAGAGATGGAGGCGATTGTCAACCGGCGGATTGAGGCGGCGGACAATGCGCATCCGATCAAGGAAGGCAGCCGCGTCCGGGTTCCGGGTGAAGGTACGCTGGCGCGCAGAAAGCGCAGTATGGCTGAAGGGGTAACGGTCGATGAAACGATCTGGGCGCAGGTGCAGTCGCTTGCGGCCGGAAATATGAAGACGACCGATATCGCCAGCCGCTGA
- a CDS encoding ABC transporter ATP-binding protein: MLKVEGLRAGYGSVNILWDEAFTIGEGEVVAFLGSNGAGKTTTVRAITGMIRPKAGSVVFNGEELAGKSSREILHHRIVQVPEGRQLFTEMTVLENLQMGAYDKQTEADFEKNLKRCYEWFPKLEERAKQAAGTLSGGEQQMVAVARAMIGEPKLLIMDEPSLGLAPNIVDQILNVAKQLSKEEGLAVMLVEQDITKALAVADRGYVVENGHISLEGTAAELEANEHVKKAYLGI, translated from the coding sequence ATGCTTAAAGTTGAAGGTTTGCGCGCAGGATACGGCAGCGTCAACATCCTGTGGGACGAGGCATTCACCATCGGTGAAGGCGAGGTTGTCGCATTTCTGGGCTCCAATGGCGCCGGCAAAACGACAACGGTCCGTGCCATCACCGGCATGATCCGGCCCAAGGCAGGCAGCGTCGTCTTCAATGGCGAGGAGCTGGCCGGCAAGAGCAGCCGCGAAATTCTGCATCACCGCATCGTCCAGGTTCCGGAGGGTCGTCAGCTGTTTACGGAAATGACGGTTCTGGAAAACCTGCAGATGGGTGCCTATGACAAGCAGACAGAAGCGGATTTCGAAAAGAATCTGAAGCGGTGCTACGAATGGTTCCCGAAGCTTGAGGAACGCGCGAAGCAGGCGGCAGGAACATTGTCCGGCGGCGAACAGCAGATGGTCGCCGTAGCGCGGGCAATGATCGGCGAGCCGAAGCTGCTGATCATGGATGAGCCTTCGCTGGGTCTGGCGCCGAATATTGTGGACCAGATTCTGAACGTTGCCAAGCAGCTGTCAAAGGAAGAGGGCCTCGCCGTCATGCTCGTGGAGCAGGACATTACGAAGGCGCTCGCTGTAGCTGATCGCGGCTATGTTGTTGAGAACGGACATATTTCACTGGAAGGTACGGCTGCTGAGCTGGAAGCCAATGAACATGTCAAGAAGGCGTATCTCGGTATTTAA
- a CDS encoding ABC transporter substrate-binding protein translates to MFAKIAKLTIAFALTAALSGCGRAAAAEAEPSAAVSLSTTSQLSPIRIGAVYALSGDSAAIGTNILRGIDYAVQEINKTGGVNGHPLEVVRADTRGDADRAASEAKRLIEEENVKAILGCHQSTATKAVFDVCRQEEIPALTAISTVDSLTEEENDYCFRLCPMNSLYFDEMFRYLSEQKKADGSPVATVAVFADQSLIGQEAIRDVDVIAPQYGMSVVAEITYPHGSFDLSQQVEQLKDAGADAVIAESYVSDAILFVKTLREENVWPGFLLAKANGFTDPSFLEAGIDADGLTSAVEWNADMVKGSDLNQKFRTIFGVDMNGHSAESYTAVWVLKTALENAEDLTGPSIAAAMKALDIKGSFPNGPEIPLPYDEIRFDDVEVNGVKHYNENVCASIAIARIENGSYVTVWPGAQTGEENE, encoded by the coding sequence ATGTTTGCAAAGATCGCAAAACTGACCATCGCCTTCGCCCTGACAGCTGCGCTTTCCGGATGCGGGCGGGCGGCTGCTGCAGAAGCAGAGCCGAGTGCTGCCGTATCCCTGTCAACGACGTCGCAGCTTTCGCCGATCAGGATCGGCGCCGTTTATGCGTTGAGCGGTGACAGTGCAGCCATCGGTACAAACATTCTGCGCGGCATTGACTACGCTGTGCAGGAAATCAACAAGACCGGCGGCGTCAACGGGCATCCGCTGGAAGTGGTGCGGGCCGATACGCGCGGCGATGCGGATCGTGCCGCCAGTGAGGCGAAGCGTCTCATTGAGGAAGAGAATGTGAAGGCGATCCTGGGCTGCCATCAGTCGACGGCAACCAAGGCTGTCTTCGATGTGTGCCGTCAGGAGGAGATTCCGGCCCTGACCGCAATATCGACCGTCGACTCTCTGACGGAAGAGGAGAATGACTACTGCTTCCGTCTGTGTCCGATGAATTCGCTGTACTTTGACGAAATGTTCCGCTATCTCAGTGAACAGAAGAAGGCGGATGGAAGTCCGGTGGCGACGGTGGCAGTGTTTGCGGATCAGTCGCTGATCGGGCAGGAAGCGATCCGGGATGTGGATGTGATTGCGCCACAGTATGGGATGAGCGTCGTCGCTGAGATTACCTATCCTCACGGTTCCTTTGATCTGAGTCAGCAGGTGGAGCAGCTGAAGGATGCGGGTGCGGACGCAGTCATTGCGGAAAGCTATGTGTCGGATGCGATTCTCTTTGTTAAGACGCTGCGTGAGGAAAACGTGTGGCCCGGCTTCCTGCTGGCGAAGGCCAACGGCTTTACGGATCCCAGTTTTCTTGAGGCTGGCATTGATGCGGACGGCCTGACGTCGGCTGTGGAGTGGAATGCGGACATGGTGAAGGGATCGGATCTGAATCAGAAGTTCCGTACCATCTTCGGCGTCGATATGAACGGTCATTCGGCCGAGTCCTATACGGCTGTATGGGTGCTGAAGACGGCGCTTGAAAATGCCGAGGATCTGACGGGTCCTTCCATTGCGGCAGCGATGAAGGCACTGGATATCAAGGGGTCGTTTCCCAATGGCCCCGAGATTCCATTGCCGTATGATGAAATCCGCTTTGACGATGTCGAGGTCAATGGTGTGAAGCATTACAACGAGAATGTGTGTGCCTCCATTGCGATCGCAAGGATCGAAAACGGTTCCTATGTGACCGTATGGCCCGGGGCACAGACAGGAGAAGAGAATGAGTAG
- a CDS encoding gluconate 5-dehydrogenase: protein MSILDEFRVDGKVAWITGGSYGLGFAYATALAQAGAKIVFNDRKQELVERGIEAYKAEGIDAYGGVCDVTKEDEVQKFVADVKEKLGPIDILINNAGIIKRIPMIDMTVDQWDQVINVDLTGPFICSKAVLPDMIKMGHGKIINACSMMSELGRETVSAYAAAKGGLKMLTKNICSEYGQYNIQCNAIGPGYIATPQTAALREKQPDGSMNPFDRFIRSKTPAQRWGTTDDLKGLALFLASPASDFINGQVIYIDGGILAYIGQDPSQLDESKFAEVKEQDKDIKVKVD, encoded by the coding sequence ATGAGTATTCTCGATGAGTTCCGTGTTGATGGCAAGGTTGCCTGGATCACGGGCGGTTCCTATGGTCTTGGTTTTGCGTATGCGACGGCTCTGGCCCAGGCAGGTGCCAAGATCGTCTTCAATGATCGTAAGCAGGAGCTGGTAGAGCGCGGCATTGAGGCTTACAAGGCTGAGGGCATTGACGCTTATGGCGGCGTTTGCGATGTGACGAAGGAAGATGAGGTTCAGAAGTTTGTTGCGGATGTGAAGGAGAAGCTTGGTCCGATTGACATCCTCATCAACAACGCCGGTATCATCAAGCGGATTCCGATGATTGATATGACGGTTGATCAGTGGGATCAGGTCATCAATGTCGATCTGACGGGTCCGTTCATCTGCTCGAAGGCGGTTCTGCCGGATATGATCAAGATGGGCCACGGCAAGATTATCAACGCCTGCTCGATGATGTCGGAGCTTGGTCGTGAGACGGTTTCCGCCTATGCGGCAGCCAAGGGCGGCCTGAAGATGCTCACGAAGAACATCTGCTCCGAATATGGTCAGTACAACATTCAGTGCAACGCGATCGGTCCGGGCTACATCGCTACGCCGCAGACCGCTGCTCTGCGTGAGAAGCAGCCGGACGGCTCCATGAATCCGTTCGACCGTTTCATCCGTTCCAAGACACCGGCACAGCGCTGGGGTACGACGGACGATCTGAAGGGTCTGGCTCTCTTCCTGGCTTCGCCTGCTTCCGACTTCATCAATGGTCAGGTTATCTATATCGATGGTGGCATTCTTGCCTACATCGGCCAGGATCCGTCCCAGCTCGACGAAAGCAAGTTTGCTGAAGTCAAGGAACAGGATAAGGACATCAAGGTCAAGGTTGACTGA
- a CDS encoding sensor histidine kinase, translated as MTAKSERYRSIRTKLILPVTLVMAILLALLMFFFLRINAATNNLNQVYATNVSLNEVQSLLTSIQQNTFQYLNVQNEDSLSAAGEEMENFQNAIAPFNHAITNQEASLLEHNIYQLASSYLTLTQQALDAKTAHNVDLYRQSYSAMEDVYRYLIDNIRALDSLRFKANSENYDTLYQYLKYLEWYLTAVLAAVTLFLIFILYRNIQSITRPLERLAAKAKRISDGDFNVPEEEVISNDEVGTVASAFNQMIRSIQNYIERQRRAMETEIRMKEQELRSESLLKDAQLKYYQAQINPHFLFNTLNAGQQLAMMEGADRTYEFLDNTSAFFRYRLQKTGETSMLSQEIELVDHYMYIMNVRFGGEIHLEKDVDNDLLSLPFPGMTLQPLVENALNHGLREVDYEKHIWLSAKRNGNGADIEVRDNGVGMPQSIVDQINAGSLPEDMRKNSGGNGVGLMNVRERLKLFYQCDNVLFVTSSPKGTTVTIHIPLPGEGESNVQDSGGR; from the coding sequence ATGACAGCGAAAAGTGAACGCTACCGCTCCATCCGTACCAAGCTCATCCTGCCGGTGACGCTGGTCATGGCCATTCTGCTGGCCCTGTTGATGTTCTTTTTTCTGCGCATCAACGCCGCTACCAACAATCTGAACCAGGTCTATGCGACCAACGTCAGTCTCAATGAGGTACAGTCCCTGCTTACCAGCATCCAGCAGAACACGTTCCAGTACCTCAACGTCCAGAACGAAGACTCCCTGAGCGCCGCCGGTGAGGAAATGGAGAATTTCCAGAACGCCATCGCACCCTTCAATCATGCGATTACCAATCAGGAAGCGAGCCTTCTGGAGCACAACATCTATCAGCTTGCGTCATCCTATCTGACCCTGACGCAGCAGGCCCTCGATGCCAAAACGGCACATAATGTCGATCTCTACCGGCAAAGCTACAGTGCGATGGAGGATGTGTACCGCTATCTGATCGACAACATCCGTGCCCTTGATTCCCTGCGTTTCAAGGCCAACTCCGAAAACTACGACACTCTCTATCAGTATCTGAAATATCTGGAATGGTATCTGACGGCGGTTCTGGCAGCGGTGACGCTGTTTCTGATCTTCATCCTCTACCGGAACATTCAGTCGATCACCCGTCCTCTTGAGCGTCTTGCCGCAAAGGCGAAGCGCATCAGTGACGGCGACTTCAACGTCCCTGAGGAGGAAGTCATTTCCAATGATGAAGTCGGTACCGTGGCCAGTGCCTTCAATCAGATGATCCGCAGTATTCAGAACTACATCGAACGTCAGCGCAGGGCGATGGAAACCGAGATACGCATGAAGGAACAGGAGCTCAGGAGTGAGTCGCTGCTCAAGGATGCGCAGCTCAAATACTACCAGGCGCAGATCAATCCCCACTTCCTGTTCAATACGCTGAATGCCGGCCAGCAGCTGGCCATGATGGAGGGAGCGGACCGCACCTACGAATTTCTTGACAATACATCCGCCTTCTTCCGCTACCGTCTGCAGAAGACCGGTGAAACATCGATGCTCAGCCAGGAGATTGAGCTTGTGGATCACTATATGTACATCATGAACGTGCGCTTTGGCGGCGAAATTCATCTGGAGAAGGATGTAGATAACGACCTGCTTTCGCTGCCGTTTCCCGGCATGACGCTGCAGCCCCTGGTGGAGAATGCGCTGAACCACGGTCTTCGGGAAGTGGACTATGAGAAACATATCTGGCTCAGTGCGAAACGAAATGGAAACGGTGCCGACATCGAAGTGCGCGACAACGGCGTGGGCATGCCCCAGAGCATCGTGGATCAGATCAATGCCGGCAGTCTTCCGGAAGACATGCGCAAGAATAGCGGCGGCAACGGTGTGGGACTAATGAATGTGCGGGAGCGTCTGAAGCTCTTCTATCAGTGTGACAATGTGCTCTTTGTGACAAGCAGTCCCAAAGGCACAACCGTAACGATTCATATTCCGCTCCCCGGGGAAGGAGAAAGCAATGTACAAGATTCTGGTGGCAGATGA
- a CDS encoding response regulator transcription factor, translating to MYKILVADDEGIVTDAVKFILDKTYGDHCEVEIAKNGRQAIHLAETFRPDILIIDIQMPGINGLDALREIHTTNPNVRAIILTAYSNFDYAKEAIHLGAIEYMTKPLNRTQFTQRIDALMHEIDAERAKRESDLEMRERIETISPIVENGFVLSLIYQKNQSSDLDQYRRLLNIPEENGLILVLGIGTWNEADQTTEGMDDAVRIHDSIARIREEIRVCFRAFVSDFIGSQIICALPSDKSSLSYEERVRLIEKARALHHSLEDAFQTGFRVGIGTIHPWSECSRSYEEALNAIRHGRRSVTQIEDLNAPVNHSDSQRESMEQVVLDAVSSGIEAKALQEAGAYASWLAHQSKDLTKTKVDLLELYLLAVRHIRSMDSEKINETDDIRSIINATDEKALREAFRTSMSNLSRCVVIQRDPETGIIDQARKWMQEHFQENIQLDDAARSVGISPYYFSKLFKEQAGVNFIDYLTDLRMEKARDLLAHQNLSIKEVCVRCGYADQNYFSRIFKKTVGMTPTEYRNSK from the coding sequence ATGTACAAGATTCTGGTGGCAGATGATGAAGGCATCGTGACGGATGCCGTCAAATTCATACTGGATAAAACCTATGGCGATCACTGTGAGGTGGAAATTGCCAAGAACGGCCGCCAGGCCATCCATCTGGCCGAGACCTTCCGTCCCGACATTCTGATCATCGACATTCAGATGCCCGGCATCAACGGCCTCGACGCTCTGCGTGAGATTCACACAACCAATCCCAATGTCCGGGCCATCATCCTCACTGCCTACAGCAACTTTGACTACGCCAAGGAGGCGATTCACCTGGGCGCCATCGAATATATGACCAAGCCCTTGAACCGCACCCAGTTTACACAGCGCATCGATGCCCTCATGCATGAAATCGATGCGGAGCGGGCCAAGCGGGAAAGCGATCTTGAGATGCGCGAGCGCATCGAAACGATCAGCCCGATTGTTGAAAACGGCTTCGTACTGTCACTGATCTATCAGAAAAACCAGAGCAGCGATCTGGATCAGTACCGCCGGCTGCTGAACATTCCGGAAGAAAACGGCCTGATCCTGGTGCTGGGCATCGGTACCTGGAATGAAGCGGATCAGACAACGGAGGGCATGGATGATGCGGTTCGCATTCACGATTCCATTGCCCGTATCCGTGAAGAGATCCGCGTCTGTTTCCGTGCCTTTGTCAGCGACTTCATCGGCTCTCAGATCATCTGTGCGCTGCCGTCGGATAAAAGCAGCCTTTCCTACGAGGAACGTGTCCGTCTGATTGAGAAGGCGCGGGCGCTGCACCATTCTCTGGAAGATGCGTTTCAGACGGGTTTCCGCGTCGGCATCGGCACCATTCATCCATGGAGCGAATGCAGCCGGTCGTATGAAGAGGCACTGAACGCCATCCGGCACGGACGCCGCAGCGTGACGCAGATTGAAGATCTCAATGCGCCGGTGAATCATTCGGACAGTCAGAGGGAATCGATGGAGCAGGTTGTGCTGGATGCCGTCTCCAGCGGAATTGAAGCCAAAGCGCTGCAGGAAGCCGGCGCCTATGCCTCGTGGCTGGCGCATCAGTCCAAAGACCTGACAAAGACGAAGGTGGATCTGCTGGAGCTGTATCTGCTGGCGGTGCGCCACATCCGTTCCATGGACAGCGAAAAAATCAATGAAACGGACGATATCCGTTCCATTATCAATGCCACGGATGAAAAAGCTCTGCGGGAAGCGTTCCGCACAAGCATGTCCAACCTCTCCAGATGTGTCGTAATCCAGCGGGATCCGGAAACCGGCATCATTGATCAGGCAAGGAAATGGATGCAGGAACACTTCCAGGAAAACATTCAGCTTGATGATGCGGCCCGCAGCGTCGGAATCTCGCCCTATTACTTCTCGAAACTGTTCAAGGAACAGGCGGGCGTCAACTTTATTGACTATCTGACCGACCTGCGCATGGAGAAGGCAAGAGACCTCCTGGCCCACCAGAATCTGAGCATCAAGGAAGTATGTGTACGCTGCGGCTATGCCGATCAGAACTACTTCAGCCGCATCTTCAAGAAAACCGTCGGAATGACGCCGACGGAATACCGGAATTCAAAATAA